Proteins encoded by one window of Dreissena polymorpha isolate Duluth1 chromosome 11, UMN_Dpol_1.0, whole genome shotgun sequence:
- the LOC127850832 gene encoding uncharacterized protein LOC127850832 isoform X1, giving the protein MSKGRKLKLKLIGDVDKIEEFQRETARLLEQFLQSDNDEQRPGYIQCGNFERKANETDSSDILRFQGFSGRGRAVSFGKLDSKANETDWSDIFRFQGISDGGRAVSFAFGNFESKDNETDMSDIKRHQGLPESKEAGDSTEDKDNIPQGVFEGSRTELEQDLVRELRRIADEIDRNGKENICQSMKDVAGLMVYSSFKSTVKQYVGNLIGWGRVAFVFQFTKKAVQAAGRGGLNARQIRENCLRYIEDKCADWIVRHGGWASMLPADSDDSRPEVD; this is encoded by the exons ATGTCTAAAGGACGAAAACTAAAGTTAAAACTGATCGGAGATGTCGATAAGATCGAGGAGTTTCAAAGAGAAACGGCACGACTTCTGGAACAGTTTTTGCAATCGGATAACGATGAGCAGCGTCCAGGGTATATCCAGTGTGGAAATTTTGAACGTAAGGCTAATGAAACGGATAGCTCCGATATTTTACGGTTTCAAGGCTTCTCCGGTAGGGGCCGCGCAGTGTCTTTTGGGAAACTTGATAGTAAGGCTAATGAAACGGATTGGTCCGATATTTTCCGGTTTCAAGGCATCTCCGATGGGGGCCGTGCAGTGTCTTTTGCTTTTGGAAACTTTGAAAGTAAGGATAATGAAACGGATATGTCCGATATTAAACGGCATCAAGGCTTGCCAGAAAGCAAAGAAGCTGGTGACTCAACAGAGGACAAAGATAACATCCCACAAGGAGTTTTCG AAGGTTCAAGGACAGAATTAGAACAAGATCTCGTGCGGGAGTTGCGCCGAATAGCAGACGAGATTGACCGAAATGGGAAA GAGAATATCTGCCAATCCATGAAAGACGTTGCTGGATTGATGGTCTACAGCAGTTTCAAGAGTACAGTCAAGCAGTACGTTGGTAACCTTATTGGCTGGGGAAGAGTTGCCTTCGTTTTCCAGTTTACCAAAAAAGCCGTACAGGCGGCGGGTAGGGGAGGGTTAAATGCCAGACAGATCAGAGAGAACTGTTTGAGATACATCGAGGATAAGTGTGCAGACTGGATTGTAAGGCATGGTGGATGG GCGAGTATGCTGCCGGCCGATTCCGATGATTCAAGGCCAGAAGTGGACTAA
- the LOC127850832 gene encoding uncharacterized protein LOC127850832 isoform X2, which yields MSKGRKLKLKLIGDVDKIEEFQRETARLLEQFLQSDNDEQRPGYIQCGNFERKANETDSSDILRFQGFSGRGRAVSFGKLDSKANETDWSDIFRFQGISDGGRAVSFAFGNFESKDNETDMSDIKRHQGLPESKEAGDSTEDKDNIPQGVFGSRTELEQDLVRELRRIADEIDRNGKENICQSMKDVAGLMVYSSFKSTVKQYVGNLIGWGRVAFVFQFTKKAVQAAGRGGLNARQIRENCLRYIEDKCADWIVRHGGWASMLPADSDDSRPEVD from the exons ATGTCTAAAGGACGAAAACTAAAGTTAAAACTGATCGGAGATGTCGATAAGATCGAGGAGTTTCAAAGAGAAACGGCACGACTTCTGGAACAGTTTTTGCAATCGGATAACGATGAGCAGCGTCCAGGGTATATCCAGTGTGGAAATTTTGAACGTAAGGCTAATGAAACGGATAGCTCCGATATTTTACGGTTTCAAGGCTTCTCCGGTAGGGGCCGCGCAGTGTCTTTTGGGAAACTTGATAGTAAGGCTAATGAAACGGATTGGTCCGATATTTTCCGGTTTCAAGGCATCTCCGATGGGGGCCGTGCAGTGTCTTTTGCTTTTGGAAACTTTGAAAGTAAGGATAATGAAACGGATATGTCCGATATTAAACGGCATCAAGGCTTGCCAGAAAGCAAAGAAGCTGGTGACTCAACAGAGGACAAAGATAACATCCCACAAGGAGTTTTCG GTTCAAGGACAGAATTAGAACAAGATCTCGTGCGGGAGTTGCGCCGAATAGCAGACGAGATTGACCGAAATGGGAAA GAGAATATCTGCCAATCCATGAAAGACGTTGCTGGATTGATGGTCTACAGCAGTTTCAAGAGTACAGTCAAGCAGTACGTTGGTAACCTTATTGGCTGGGGAAGAGTTGCCTTCGTTTTCCAGTTTACCAAAAAAGCCGTACAGGCGGCGGGTAGGGGAGGGTTAAATGCCAGACAGATCAGAGAGAACTGTTTGAGATACATCGAGGATAAGTGTGCAGACTGGATTGTAAGGCATGGTGGATGG GCGAGTATGCTGCCGGCCGATTCCGATGATTCAAGGCCAGAAGTGGACTAA